A DNA window from Verrucomicrobiia bacterium contains the following coding sequences:
- a CDS encoding type II secretion system protein, whose translation MHPRSPNPALRGFTLIELLVVIAIIAILASMLLPTLARSKEMARRMHCTGNLRQVGIGIRLYQDDHNEKPPLFLVYPGRRSGFAGVLASNYLEGPRYLGTTNVFICLSDRTRGHIPFNLGWEYFGAPGDFTTSYAYHMGPAQQLLPEGQRWLADQIARWGPRFIVAACPWHRHLFSGWTSRAGSFTRRTNVRDLALRHDGSVDSFFWPANNWEEEPYTRTRPP comes from the coding sequence ATGCACCCGAGGTCGCCCAACCCCGCACTCCGCGGCTTCACCCTCATCGAACTCCTCGTGGTGATCGCCATCATCGCCATCCTGGCGTCGATGCTGCTGCCCACGCTGGCCCGCTCCAAGGAAATGGCCCGGCGCATGCACTGCACCGGCAACCTGCGCCAGGTCGGAATCGGCATCCGGCTCTACCAGGACGATCACAACGAAAAGCCCCCCCTCTTTCTCGTGTATCCCGGACGCCGCAGCGGCTTTGCAGGCGTCCTCGCCAGCAACTACCTCGAAGGCCCCCGCTACCTCGGCACCACCAACGTCTTCATCTGCCTCTCGGATCGCACCCGGGGCCACATCCCCTTCAATCTCGGCTGGGAATACTTCGGTGCCCCCGGCGACTTCACCACCAGCTACGCCTACCACATGGGCCCCGCGCAGCAGCTTCTCCCCGAAGGACAACGCTGGCTGGCCGATCAAATCGCCCGCTGGGGACCCCGCTTCATCGTCGCCGCCTGTCCCTGGCACCGCCATCTCTTCAGCGGATGGACCAGCCGGGCCGGATCCTTCACCCGCCGCACCAATGTGCGCGACCTCGCCCTCCGGCATGATGGCTCGGTGGACAGCTTCTTCTGGCCCGCCAACAACTGGGAGGAGGAACCCTACACCCGCACCCGGCCGCCCTGA
- a CDS encoding PQQ-binding-like beta-propeller repeat protein: protein MKTGTPLREPIEAVSGESRDVSGSGDVWGRIAWVAGGFVLTIAAAMFLGQWVQPREEPWSSGELAAALIRLEEEPRNEALKERIRELDAQRRAAYFRRIERNRMGTGLLLAGGVIWVLAARLGWKRSARAMPLRLVTPGSERERERRGSERAVLWAGAGVASILAMAGWWHSGVAEETARVTLEGQGVELAGGAVSPGVPDSGEAEGLAVGSEDGNWPRFLGPGGALTGSGERVPLRWDLAGSEGVRWKAPVPLAGFNSPVVWGDRVYLTGGNRRQRLVFAYHADTGELLWQRPVTPRDRPAESIEPPDMSGAAASTAATDGMRVYAIFATGELGALDRDGNLVWFRRLDLEENAYGHAASLVVWRDLLFVQADQGRAADGLSRLLALDTRTGEERWVAGRPVASGWTTPVVVEVGGREQLVLAGDPWVIAYAPSSGQEWWRARLLGNELAPSPVLSGDRIVVVSPERMMAAVRADGSGDVTESHVVWREERDVPDVPTPLAAGDWLFSVDSHGLVMCREAATGKVLWEHAYRMEFQASPVRMGDRILLLAHSGKGIVIQAAAVFQELATFEAGEEVSATPALAGGRLYVRTHRTLACIEGPAESVEGTHANGR from the coding sequence ATGAAGACCGGGACCCCGCTGCGCGAGCCGATCGAGGCGGTTTCCGGGGAGAGCCGCGACGTTTCCGGATCTGGAGACGTCTGGGGGCGGATCGCGTGGGTGGCGGGAGGTTTTGTGCTGACTATCGCGGCGGCGATGTTTCTTGGGCAATGGGTACAGCCACGGGAGGAACCGTGGAGTTCCGGGGAACTCGCCGCCGCCCTGATCCGGCTCGAGGAGGAGCCCAGGAACGAGGCGTTGAAGGAGCGGATCCGGGAGCTGGATGCGCAGCGCCGGGCCGCGTACTTCCGGCGCATCGAACGGAACCGGATGGGGACGGGTTTGTTGCTGGCGGGCGGGGTGATCTGGGTGCTGGCGGCGCGGCTGGGTTGGAAACGGAGCGCCCGGGCCATGCCGTTGCGCCTGGTGACGCCGGGGTCCGAACGGGAACGGGAACGGCGAGGGTCGGAGCGGGCCGTTCTCTGGGCGGGCGCCGGGGTGGCATCGATTCTGGCGATGGCGGGATGGTGGCATTCCGGGGTGGCGGAGGAAACGGCCCGGGTGACTCTGGAGGGGCAGGGTGTGGAGCTGGCTGGAGGAGCGGTCTCACCGGGCGTTCCGGATTCGGGCGAGGCGGAGGGATTGGCGGTGGGAAGCGAGGATGGGAACTGGCCACGATTTCTGGGGCCGGGCGGGGCGTTGACGGGTTCGGGCGAGCGGGTGCCGTTGCGCTGGGATCTGGCGGGCAGCGAGGGGGTGCGCTGGAAGGCCCCGGTTCCGCTGGCCGGTTTCAACTCGCCGGTGGTGTGGGGCGACCGGGTGTATCTGACCGGGGGCAACCGGCGTCAGCGGCTGGTTTTCGCGTACCATGCCGACACCGGGGAACTTCTCTGGCAACGGCCGGTGACACCCCGGGACCGGCCTGCGGAATCGATCGAACCCCCGGACATGAGCGGGGCGGCGGCGAGCACGGCGGCGACGGACGGGATGCGGGTCTATGCGATTTTCGCGACGGGCGAGCTGGGGGCGCTGGATCGCGACGGGAATCTGGTGTGGTTCCGACGACTGGATCTCGAGGAGAACGCCTATGGGCATGCGGCGTCGCTGGTGGTGTGGCGCGACCTGCTGTTTGTGCAGGCGGATCAGGGGCGGGCGGCGGACGGGTTGTCGCGGCTGCTGGCGCTCGACACGCGGACGGGGGAGGAGCGGTGGGTCGCCGGGCGTCCGGTGGCGTCGGGCTGGACCACCCCGGTGGTGGTGGAGGTGGGCGGGCGGGAACAACTGGTGCTGGCCGGGGATCCCTGGGTGATCGCCTATGCGCCCTCGAGCGGCCAGGAGTGGTGGCGGGCGCGGTTGCTTGGCAATGAACTGGCGCCGTCTCCGGTCCTCTCCGGGGACCGCATTGTGGTGGTGTCGCCGGAACGGATGATGGCGGCGGTGCGGGCGGACGGGAGCGGCGACGTGACGGAGAGCCACGTTGTGTGGCGGGAGGAGCGGGATGTGCCGGATGTGCCGACGCCGCTGGCGGCGGGGGACTGGTTGTTCTCGGTGGATTCGCACGGGCTGGTGATGTGCCGGGAGGCGGCGACCGGGAAGGTGTTGTGGGAGCATGCGTACCGAATGGAATTCCAGGCCTCCCCGGTGCGGATGGGGGATCGCATCCTGCTGCTCGCGCATTCGGGGAAGGGGATTGTCATTCAGGCGGCGGCGGTCTTCCAGGAACTCGCCACGTTTGAGGCGGGGGAGGAAGTAAGCGCGACACCGGCGTTGGCGGGGGGGCGGCTGTATGTGCGGACCCATCGGACCCTGGCCTGCATCGAAGGACCGGCAGAGAGCGTGGAGGGGACGCATGCGAACGGACGTTGA
- a CDS encoding 4Fe-4S binding protein — MRAILLMAVLLGGWAALECGAGELRFPPPDFESGHVMPETEYPSARAAAWAWVDVAVLLGALGWATWLVHRGRSRRGVVWVSVFSVLYFGFFREGCVCAIGSVQNVALALGGHGYALPVTVGMFFAAPLVFALFFGRTFCAAVCPHGALQDLVLVRPVRVPRWLESGLGLVPYLFLGAGVAFAATGAAFVICRLDPFIPIFRTSGGMGMVVTGGVLLAVGMFVGRPYCRFLCPYGALLRVVSALSKWRVRVTPDVCTSCRLCPEACPYDAIREADPVPARPAVLGQARRRVVGWLVGLPLLMAAGALLGGWAGGAASRLDPTVRLMALRAEVLGGGTTDGWRHSDRLALERADREADELNLQAAQTRERFRTAGIGFGVWSGLVVGWRLISLGMVRRRTEFEPDRAACVACARCFESCPQERIRLGLAPEPVSVAMTPRVLPGSVVPGSKAGGCGCGGTP; from the coding sequence ATGCGCGCGATCCTGCTCATGGCGGTGCTGCTGGGGGGATGGGCGGCGTTGGAATGCGGCGCGGGGGAACTGCGGTTTCCGCCGCCGGATTTCGAGAGCGGGCACGTGATGCCGGAGACCGAGTATCCGTCGGCGCGGGCGGCGGCGTGGGCCTGGGTGGATGTGGCGGTGCTGCTGGGCGCGCTGGGATGGGCCACCTGGCTGGTGCATCGGGGGCGGTCGCGACGCGGGGTGGTGTGGGTGTCGGTGTTCTCGGTGTTGTACTTCGGATTTTTCCGCGAGGGATGCGTGTGTGCGATCGGGTCGGTGCAGAATGTGGCGCTGGCCCTCGGGGGACACGGGTACGCCTTGCCGGTCACGGTGGGGATGTTTTTTGCGGCGCCGCTGGTGTTCGCCCTGTTTTTCGGGCGGACGTTTTGCGCGGCGGTGTGTCCGCACGGGGCCCTGCAGGATCTGGTGCTGGTCCGGCCCGTTCGGGTGCCACGCTGGCTCGAGAGCGGGCTGGGCCTCGTTCCGTATCTCTTCCTGGGGGCGGGGGTGGCCTTTGCAGCGACGGGGGCGGCGTTTGTGATCTGCCGGCTGGACCCGTTCATCCCGATCTTCCGGACCAGCGGGGGGATGGGAATGGTGGTGACGGGGGGCGTCCTGCTGGCGGTGGGGATGTTTGTGGGGCGCCCGTACTGCCGATTTCTGTGTCCGTACGGAGCGCTGCTGCGTGTGGTGTCGGCGCTGTCCAAGTGGCGGGTCCGGGTGACGCCCGATGTCTGCACGTCCTGCCGGCTGTGTCCGGAGGCGTGTCCGTACGATGCGATTCGCGAGGCCGATCCGGTCCCGGCGCGGCCGGCGGTGCTGGGGCAGGCGCGGCGGCGGGTGGTGGGGTGGCTGGTTGGACTGCCCCTGTTGATGGCGGCGGGGGCGCTGCTGGGCGGATGGGCGGGCGGGGCGGCATCCCGGTTGGATCCGACCGTTCGCCTGATGGCCCTGCGGGCGGAGGTGCTGGGCGGCGGGACGACGGACGGCTGGCGGCATTCGGATCGGCTGGCGCTGGAGCGGGCGGACCGTGAGGCGGACGAACTCAACTTGCAGGCGGCGCAAACCCGGGAGCGTTTCCGGACGGCGGGGATCGGGTTCGGGGTGTGGAGCGGGCTGGTGGTGGGATGGCGGCTGATCAGCCTGGGGATGGTGCGGCGGCGCACCGAATTCGAGCCGGACCGGGCGGCGTGTGTGGCATGCGCCCGCTGTTTCGAGAGCTGTCCGCAGGAGCGGATCCGGCTGGGACTGGCTCCGGAACCGGTGTCGGTGGCGATGACGCCGCGGGTGTTGCCGGGATCGGTGGTGCCGGGGTCGAAAGCGGGCGGGTGCGGATGCGGAGGAACGCCATGA
- a CDS encoding (2Fe-2S)-binding protein: protein MATIRFSIDDREVEVEEGQTVLDGARRAGVDIPTLCHLERCGPLTTCLACVVKVVGESGSRIVPSCATRATEGLRVQSETAEVRELRRSALELLLSDHVGDCLSPCSRICPLGLDIPRMLREVRDDALPRALATVRETLPLPGVLGRLCHHPCENGCRRSSCDGAAAIRDVERFVAEAPRDPGADALPVCRPASGRRVAVVGAGPAGLAAAWRLVRAGHACEVFDRGSRVGGTLWEAVERGKLPEAVLRRDVADLERLGVRFRTGWELGREATLSDLKSDHDAVLLTVGTPTREAAEGWGVGCGAGGIRLLEGEGYRTCVPGVFAAGSAVKGIPQVVRAMAEGRRAADAIDAALAGRASAGGGRVFSSVMGRLEAAELQLFLEGASAEKRIPVDASAVYGADEARRESARCLHCDCRAAGNCRLQRYSALYGAEFGRFPRQRRAFEQQRHPARVLFEPGKCILCGICVVLAERAAEPLGLTFVGRGFEVRVAAPMGEGFDRGLQKAAVECAEACPTGAIRVEDGAGADS, encoded by the coding sequence ATGGCGACGATCCGATTCAGCATCGACGACCGCGAGGTGGAGGTTGAGGAGGGCCAGACCGTGCTCGACGGGGCGCGGCGGGCGGGGGTGGACATCCCGACGCTGTGCCATCTCGAACGGTGCGGCCCGCTGACCACCTGCCTCGCCTGCGTGGTGAAGGTGGTGGGCGAGTCGGGCTCGCGGATCGTCCCTTCCTGCGCCACGCGGGCAACCGAGGGTCTGCGGGTGCAGAGCGAGACCGCCGAGGTCCGGGAACTCCGGCGGTCCGCCCTGGAACTGCTGTTGAGCGATCACGTCGGGGACTGCCTTTCGCCGTGCAGCCGGATCTGCCCGCTCGGCCTCGACATACCGCGGATGCTTCGCGAGGTGCGGGATGACGCCCTGCCGCGGGCCCTGGCCACGGTGCGTGAGACCCTGCCGCTGCCGGGGGTGCTGGGACGGTTGTGTCATCATCCCTGCGAGAACGGGTGCCGTCGGTCGTCGTGCGACGGGGCGGCGGCCATTCGCGATGTGGAGCGGTTTGTGGCCGAGGCGCCACGGGATCCGGGGGCGGACGCGCTGCCGGTCTGCCGTCCGGCGAGCGGGCGGCGGGTGGCGGTGGTGGGGGCGGGGCCGGCGGGATTGGCGGCTGCCTGGCGCCTGGTCCGGGCGGGCCATGCCTGCGAGGTGTTCGACCGTGGCAGCCGGGTGGGCGGGACGTTATGGGAGGCCGTCGAGCGGGGAAAGTTGCCCGAAGCGGTGTTGCGCCGGGACGTGGCGGATTTGGAACGGTTGGGGGTGCGGTTCCGGACCGGCTGGGAACTGGGGCGGGAGGCGACCCTGAGCGATTTGAAGTCGGATCATGACGCGGTGCTCCTGACCGTGGGCACGCCGACCCGGGAGGCGGCGGAAGGCTGGGGGGTGGGGTGCGGGGCGGGGGGGATCCGGCTGTTGGAAGGCGAAGGATACCGGACGTGCGTGCCGGGTGTGTTTGCGGCGGGGAGCGCGGTGAAGGGGATTCCGCAGGTGGTGCGGGCGATGGCCGAAGGGCGCCGGGCGGCGGACGCCATCGACGCGGCCCTGGCGGGTCGGGCGTCTGCCGGCGGGGGGCGGGTATTCAGCAGCGTGATGGGCAGGCTGGAGGCGGCGGAGTTGCAGTTGTTCCTGGAAGGAGCCAGCGCCGAGAAGCGGATTCCGGTGGACGCCAGCGCGGTCTATGGCGCGGACGAGGCGCGTCGCGAATCGGCGCGCTGCCTTCATTGCGACTGCCGGGCCGCGGGGAACTGCCGGCTGCAACGGTACTCGGCGCTGTACGGCGCGGAATTCGGTCGGTTCCCCAGGCAGAGGCGGGCGTTCGAGCAGCAGCGTCACCCGGCCCGGGTGCTGTTCGAACCCGGCAAGTGCATCCTGTGCGGCATCTGCGTGGTGCTGGCGGAACGGGCGGCGGAACCGCTGGGCCTGACCTTCGTCGGGCGGGGCTTCGAAGTGCG
- a CDS encoding squalene--hopene cyclase gives MTAALRERAEGVLDRLCRVLVGELGQRDHWVGELSGSALSTAVATIALGEIDRRTGRTGHAGLVENGLRWLADHVHADGGWGDTLRSRSNLSTTALGWAAFGAAGADARYPAVIRAAHGWLERAAGGLDGLVPAIEGRYGKDRTFSVPIVLTLALSGRLGAGGWRRVRPLPFELASLPRSWFGALQLPVVSYALPALIALGQAIHHHAPSRWLPVRWLRQAAVNGTLRRLEGLQPENGGFLEATPLTAFVTLSLASMDRPDHPVARRAAEFLRASVRADGSWPIDTNLATWVSTLSVKALPALGDWLPEARRERLRAWLLGQQYRREHPYTGAAPGGWAWTDLPGGVPDADDTAGALVALHRLGADDRATREAAERGVGWLLDLQNRDGGIPTFCRGWGALPFDRSAPELTAHALRAWGCWEGCLGPAMAARVARARRRALRYLVRSQREDGAWLPLWFGNEHAPGDANPVYGTSQVLTVLGSGREQGEGVAGMVQRGRAFLVAAQGGDGGWGGAPGGPSTIEETALAVRALSGLGEGRGEVERGMAWLVGRLAGDAMPEASPIGLYFARLWYWERLYPVIFAVDALRCGLAGPGTPERPGFSGDQGGRVRV, from the coding sequence GTGACGGCCGCGCTGCGGGAGCGGGCGGAAGGGGTGCTGGACCGGCTGTGCCGGGTGCTGGTGGGTGAGCTGGGGCAGCGGGACCACTGGGTGGGGGAACTTTCCGGCAGCGCCTTGTCCACGGCGGTGGCCACCATTGCGTTGGGCGAAATCGATCGGCGGACCGGTCGCACCGGGCACGCGGGTCTGGTGGAGAACGGGCTTCGCTGGCTGGCGGACCATGTTCATGCCGATGGGGGCTGGGGCGACACCCTGCGCAGCCGCAGCAACCTGTCCACCACGGCGCTGGGGTGGGCGGCCTTCGGGGCGGCCGGGGCGGATGCCCGGTATCCGGCGGTGATCCGGGCGGCGCACGGATGGCTGGAACGGGCGGCGGGCGGGCTGGACGGGCTGGTGCCGGCGATCGAGGGGCGTTACGGGAAGGACCGCACCTTCTCGGTGCCGATCGTGCTGACGCTGGCGTTGTCGGGGCGGCTGGGGGCCGGCGGGTGGAGGCGGGTGCGTCCGCTGCCGTTCGAGCTGGCGTCCCTGCCACGGTCATGGTTCGGGGCGCTGCAACTGCCGGTGGTCAGCTACGCCCTGCCGGCTTTGATCGCCCTGGGTCAGGCGATCCACCATCACGCACCCAGCCGATGGTTACCGGTGCGATGGCTGCGTCAGGCGGCGGTGAACGGGACCCTGCGGCGCCTGGAGGGATTGCAGCCGGAGAACGGGGGATTTCTCGAGGCCACGCCGCTGACGGCGTTCGTGACCCTGAGTCTCGCCTCGATGGACCGGCCGGATCATCCGGTGGCGAGGCGGGCGGCGGAATTTCTGCGGGCCTCGGTGCGGGCCGACGGGAGCTGGCCCATCGACACGAATCTGGCGACGTGGGTGAGCACGCTGTCGGTCAAGGCGTTGCCGGCCCTGGGCGACTGGCTGCCGGAGGCGCGGCGCGAGCGTCTGCGGGCATGGCTGTTGGGGCAGCAGTATCGGCGGGAGCATCCTTACACCGGCGCGGCACCGGGCGGGTGGGCATGGACGGATCTGCCGGGCGGTGTGCCGGATGCGGACGACACGGCGGGGGCGCTGGTGGCGCTGCACCGGTTGGGGGCCGATGACCGGGCGACGCGGGAGGCGGCGGAGCGTGGGGTGGGGTGGTTGCTGGATCTGCAAAACCGGGATGGCGGGATCCCGACGTTTTGCCGCGGCTGGGGGGCGCTGCCGTTTGACCGGAGCGCGCCGGAGTTGACGGCCCATGCGCTGCGGGCGTGGGGGTGTTGGGAAGGATGTCTGGGTCCGGCCATGGCGGCGCGGGTGGCGCGGGCCCGGCGGCGGGCGCTGCGGTATCTCGTCCGGTCCCAGCGCGAGGATGGCGCATGGTTGCCGTTGTGGTTTGGCAATGAGCATGCGCCGGGCGATGCGAATCCGGTGTACGGGACGTCGCAGGTGCTGACAGTGCTGGGTTCCGGGAGGGAGCAGGGGGAGGGCGTGGCCGGGATGGTGCAACGGGGTCGTGCGTTTCTGGTGGCGGCGCAGGGCGGGGATGGCGGTTGGGGTGGGGCGCCGGGGGGACCTTCCACGATCGAGGAGACGGCCCTGGCGGTGCGGGCCTTGAGCGGGTTGGGGGAGGGGCGGGGGGAGGTTGAGCGGGGCATGGCGTGGCTGGTCGGGCGACTGGCCGGGGATGCCATGCCGGAGGCGAGTCCGATCGGGCTGTATTTCGCCAGGCTCTGGTACTGGGAACGGCTTTACCCGGTGATTTTCGCGGTGGACGCGCTGCGATGCGGATTGGCGGGGCCGGGGACGCCCGAGCGTCCGGGTTTCAGCGGGGATCAGGGCGGCCGGGTGCGGGTGTAG
- a CDS encoding ferredoxin produces MNGATLPAGPGGGWTPTRREVLRTGVRVAGLTGAAGVAGYLSHGSAKEETVWQIDPRKCVCCSRCATDCVLEPSAVKCVNWFPICGYCDLCTGYFEPQPNSLNTGAENQLCPTGAIVRRFIEDPYFEYTIDEPLCIGCAKCVEGCRLFGNGSFHLQVRHDRCVNCNECAIARVCPGDAFYRAPASAPHHRFTG; encoded by the coding sequence ATGAATGGGGCCACTTTGCCGGCGGGTCCCGGGGGTGGATGGACGCCCACGCGGCGGGAGGTTTTGCGCACCGGGGTGCGGGTGGCGGGGTTGACCGGGGCGGCGGGGGTGGCGGGATATCTCAGTCATGGCAGCGCGAAGGAGGAGACCGTCTGGCAGATTGATCCGCGGAAGTGCGTGTGCTGCAGCCGGTGTGCGACGGACTGCGTGCTGGAGCCCTCGGCGGTGAAGTGTGTGAACTGGTTCCCGATCTGCGGGTACTGCGACCTGTGCACGGGCTATTTCGAGCCGCAGCCCAACTCCCTGAACACCGGGGCGGAGAACCAGCTTTGCCCGACCGGGGCGATCGTGCGGCGGTTCATCGAGGATCCCTACTTCGAGTACACCATCGACGAGCCCCTGTGCATCGGGTGCGCCAAGTGCGTGGAGGGATGCCGGTTGTTTGGAAACGGTTCCTTCCATCTCCAGGTGCGGCACGACCGGTGCGTGAACTGCAATGAGTGCGCCATCGCGCGGGTGTGTCCGGGCGATGCGTTTTACCGGGCGCCGGCCAGTGCGCCGCACCATCGATTCACCGGCTGA
- the nuoE gene encoding NADH-quinone oxidoreductase subunit NuoE, whose product MRTDVEHFVEATVARLGRGREAVIPILQAVQEEYRYLPEEALRRVCEISAITPSQIWGIATFYDQFRHQPVGKHIIHVCHGTACHVTGADRVEDALRRHLRIPAGSDTDPEGKFTLEPVACLGCCTLAPVIRLDALTSGMVDTERVPAVIEEFLEMGVAGHETHEAGGVHRGAGDGLELPEIRVGLGSCCQAKGSDRLFVELDRAARLVGARVRLKRVGCVGMCHRTPLVEVMRPGQPSRFYAGLKPNEARQMVLEHFRPPSLWRRLARGAARVVDRVFLEEDDDPAHRCALPPDDGGTRAFLGRQVHVATEHFGKLDPLDLDEYLGNEGFEALRRCLIERDPEQAIDRIVRSGLRGRGGAGYPTGPKWAAMRRQAGETKYVVCNGDEGDPGAFMDRMLLESFPYRILEGLAIAGYATGAHEGIFYIRREYPLAVRRVGEAIEAMERRGWLGDRLMGTPYPFRVRIAEGAGAFVCGEETALIASLEGRRGMPRLRPPFPVESGLWGRPTLINNVETLACVPWILRRGWEAFAALGTEASKGTKVFALAGKVRRGGLIEVPMGTTLREIVDEIGGGVTPGRRFKAVQIGGPSGGCVPAELADTRVDYESLRQAGAIMGSGGLVVLDDTDCMVDIARYFLRFTQDQSCGKCTFCRVGTRRMLDILEAICAGKGRREHLDELERLARSVGQGSLCGLGKTAPNPVITTLRHFRSEYEAHLDGRCPAGKCHALIRYRITDRCTGCTLCAQQCPVNAIPVTPYATHTIRQEDCTRCDTCRRVCPYDAVEVT is encoded by the coding sequence ATGCGAACGGACGTTGAACATTTCGTCGAGGCCACCGTGGCCCGGTTGGGGCGAGGGCGGGAGGCGGTCATTCCCATCCTGCAGGCGGTGCAGGAGGAGTACCGGTATCTGCCGGAGGAGGCCTTGCGGCGGGTGTGCGAGATCAGTGCGATCACCCCGTCGCAGATCTGGGGCATCGCCACCTTCTACGACCAGTTCCGGCATCAACCGGTCGGCAAGCACATCATCCATGTGTGTCATGGGACCGCGTGCCATGTGACCGGTGCGGACCGGGTTGAGGACGCGTTGCGGCGGCACCTGCGGATTCCGGCGGGATCGGATACCGATCCCGAGGGGAAGTTCACGTTGGAACCGGTGGCGTGTCTGGGCTGCTGCACGCTGGCGCCGGTGATCCGGCTCGACGCGCTGACCAGCGGGATGGTGGATACCGAGCGGGTGCCGGCGGTGATCGAGGAGTTCCTGGAGATGGGGGTTGCCGGGCATGAGACCCACGAGGCGGGCGGGGTTCATCGTGGGGCGGGGGACGGGTTGGAACTGCCGGAGATCCGGGTCGGACTGGGTTCGTGCTGCCAGGCCAAGGGGAGCGACCGGCTGTTCGTGGAGCTGGACCGGGCGGCGCGCCTGGTGGGGGCCCGGGTGCGACTGAAGCGGGTGGGATGTGTGGGCATGTGCCACCGGACGCCGCTGGTCGAGGTGATGCGCCCGGGGCAACCGTCGCGGTTCTATGCCGGCCTGAAGCCCAACGAGGCGCGCCAGATGGTGCTCGAACACTTTCGTCCGCCGAGCCTGTGGCGGCGGCTGGCGAGGGGCGCGGCGCGGGTGGTGGACCGGGTGTTTCTCGAGGAGGACGACGACCCGGCCCATCGGTGCGCCCTGCCGCCGGACGACGGGGGGACGCGGGCGTTTCTGGGGCGCCAGGTGCATGTGGCCACCGAGCACTTCGGGAAGCTGGACCCGCTGGATCTCGACGAGTATCTCGGGAACGAGGGCTTCGAGGCGCTGCGGCGGTGTCTGATCGAGCGCGATCCCGAGCAGGCGATCGACCGGATCGTGCGGAGCGGGCTGCGGGGGCGGGGCGGGGCGGGCTACCCGACGGGGCCGAAATGGGCGGCGATGCGACGTCAGGCCGGGGAGACGAAGTACGTCGTTTGCAACGGGGACGAGGGGGATCCGGGAGCGTTCATGGACCGGATGCTGCTGGAATCGTTTCCGTACCGGATCCTGGAGGGGCTGGCGATTGCCGGGTATGCGACGGGGGCGCACGAGGGGATTTTCTACATCCGGCGCGAGTATCCGCTGGCGGTGCGCCGGGTGGGGGAGGCCATTGAAGCGATGGAACGGCGGGGCTGGCTGGGGGATCGGCTGATGGGAACCCCGTATCCGTTCCGGGTGCGGATTGCGGAAGGGGCGGGGGCATTCGTGTGCGGGGAGGAGACGGCGCTGATTGCGTCACTCGAGGGGCGTCGGGGGATGCCGCGGTTGCGTCCGCCCTTCCCGGTGGAGTCGGGTTTGTGGGGCAGGCCGACGCTGATCAACAACGTGGAGACACTGGCCTGCGTGCCATGGATTTTGCGGCGGGGCTGGGAGGCGTTTGCGGCGTTGGGCACGGAGGCGAGCAAGGGGACCAAGGTGTTTGCGCTGGCGGGTAAGGTGCGGCGCGGGGGTCTGATCGAGGTGCCGATGGGGACGACGTTGCGGGAGATTGTGGATGAGATCGGGGGCGGGGTGACACCGGGGCGGCGGTTCAAGGCGGTGCAGATCGGGGGTCCCTCGGGCGGGTGCGTGCCGGCGGAACTGGCGGACACGCGGGTCGATTACGAATCGCTGCGGCAGGCCGGGGCGATCATGGGATCCGGGGGGCTGGTGGTGCTGGATGACACCGACTGCATGGTCGATATCGCCCGGTACTTCCTGCGGTTCACCCAGGATCAGTCGTGCGGGAAATGCACCTTCTGCCGGGTGGGGACGCGGCGGATGCTGGACATCCTCGAGGCGATCTGCGCGGGTAAGGGGCGGCGCGAGCATCTCGATGAACTGGAACGGCTGGCGCGGTCCGTGGGGCAGGGGAGTTTGTGCGGGCTGGGGAAGACCGCGCCGAACCCGGTGATCACCACGCTGCGCCATTTCCGGTCGGAATACGAGGCGCACCTGGACGGGCGATGTCCGGCGGGGAAATGCCATGCACTGATCCGGTACCGGATCACCGACCGATGCACCGGCTGCACGCTGTGCGCGCAGCAGTGCCCGGTGAACGCCATTCCCGTCACGCCCTACGCAACGCACACCATCCGGCAGGAGGACTGCACCCGGTGCGACACCTGCCGCCGCGTCTGCCCGTACGATGCGGTGGAAGTCACCTGA